The segment CGACCGTTTTCCCTGGTTATGGTCGGATGATTCGGCCGGCGTATTGGACCAACCTGCCCTTGAAGGAAATGGGTGCCGCAAGGAACAAGGTGTCCAGCTTCGGACAATCAAAGCCTTCGCCAATGTGGGAGCCGGTTCCCAACACCAGCAGCGGCTGCGCGTCATCGGAGTTGGAAAGACGCTCGACGGCGGCTTGTGGTTCCTTCGTCTTCATTGCCCCGGTGAAGACCATCGGTTTCAGACCATCCGCCTCGAACCGGGACCTGAAGGAATCAAGATGGGTTTTCCAGGTCGTCAGCAAAAGAATTCGCGAGTTTTGTTCGTAAGCCGCCATAACGTCGTCGTAGATTTGCTGCAGGCGATCCTCGTTGGCGATCAAGTCCTTGTAGATGGCGGGAGTCCCGCCAGGCGCGCTGGGCTCCGCGACGCCGTCGTAACTGTAGGAAGTCCGGTGGAGCTTCAAAGCCAGCGACGGCTCGGCAACCTCATGCGGGTGGCGCGGTAGCTGCTGCGGAGCAGGGGGCGAGATGGTGTGAGTTATGGTGGGCCTCGAACTGCATTCCGGGCCTTGAAAACATTCGGTAGTCCCGAAAACCTGACCAGTACGGGCCAGTCCGGCCGATGTACGGGCCGTAGACCCTTCGAGGGGCCGCCCTCGGCCGTAATGGCGGGCTTGTTCATGCGGCGAATGCCGCCTTAATAATCCGCACCGTGTCCTCGACGTCCTCCGGTTTGACCAGCACCCCGGGATCCAAGGTTTCGCCGATGACCGCGCCCTGGATGACGCGTTTGAGGGGAATTTCCAACCGCTTCCCGGAAGGGTTGCGGGGAATGCTGGGGACAAATACGACGTCGTCGGGCACGTGCCGGGGGGACAGCTCTGTCCGCAGTGCGCGGCGGACAGCCGTCTCGAGATGGACAGTATCGGCGCCTTCCTGCGGTTCGATGAGCAGGACGAGCCGGCCCATGCCGCCGGCCCGGTCCTCGAAGTGCAACACCATGCTGTCGCTGACCTGCGGCAGGCCATCGAGGATGGCGTAAAACTCGGCCGTGCCCAGTCGTACGCCGCCACGGTTCAGGGTGGCGTCCGACCGGCCGGAAATCACCCAGGTCCCACGCTCGGTCTCGATAAGCCAGTCGCCGTGTCGCCAGACGCCCGGGTATGCACTGAAATAGCTGTCGGTGTAACGCGCGTTGTCTTTGTCCCCCCAGAAGAAAACCGGCATCGAGGGCATGGGCTTGGTTGCTACGAGTTCGCCCGCCACGCCGTGCAGCGGGTGTCCGTCGCGGTCCCACGACTCCACTGAGACGCCCAACGGCCGGCAGGACATTTCGCCCGCGTAGACTCCCGTGAGCGGGCTGGCACCCAGGAAGGCGGCACATATATCAGTACCTCCGGAGGTGGGGGCCAGCACCAGATCCGGACTGACGGCGTCGTACACCCAGGCCGCGACATCCGCCGCAAGGGGCGAACCCGAGCATTGGATTTCCCGCAGACGGCTGAGATCCCACGTGGTGCCGGGCGTGAGACCGGCGTGCGCGCACGCAGCAAGGTAGGCGGAGCCGGTGCCGAGGTAGGTGGCCTTGGTTTCGGCTGCTACGCCCCACTGGGACCATTCGCCGTCGAGCGTGGGCCAGTTGGGGTCGCCGTCCATCAGGACGACGGCGGCGCCGGTCAACAGGGTGGAAATGCCAAGGGTCCACACCATCCAGCCGGTGGTGGTAAACCAGAACGCGGTGTCCTTTGGCCCCATGTCGAAGTGCAGCCCCATGGCCTTGAAGTGCTCCAGCAGCAGCCCGCCGTGGGAGTGCACAATTGCCTTGGGTTTGCCGGTGGTTCCCGAGGAGAACAGGACCGTCAGCGGGTGCGCGAAAGGCACGGCCTCAAAACGGATCTCCGAACCGTCCCCGGTGAAGTCACTATAAGCAATAGTGTCGGCGGGTAGCTCGCAGTCCTGATTCAGGTACGGCAGCAGTACCACCTGCGTCTCGGGAAGTTCCAGCCGGATCCGGGCGATGTCGTCAGCGCGGGACAGGTCTTTTTTCCCCCAGCGGTAGCCATCGATCGCGATGAGTAGCGTCGGTTCGAGTTGGGTGATCCTGTCCACCACAGACTTCGGTCCCATTTCCGGTGGCACTGAGCACCAGATCGCTCCCAGCGCTGTGGTGGCCAGGTAGGTGGCCAACGTCTGCGGGATGTTCGGCAGGTATCCGGCCACACGGTCCCCCATCTTGACGCCCTGCCGGATCAGCCCCTGCTGAATCCGGCCGATTTCGTCCAGCAGCCGGGCGCCGGTCCAGTCGGAACTGCCGGTGGTCTGGCTCCGGGCCTTGACCATGACATCGTCCGGGCGTCCCCGAAGCGCGCGGACGATGTGCTCGGTGTAATTGATAGTCGCACCCGGGAACCACTCGGCCCCGGGCATCTTGTGATCCCGCAGCACGGTTTCATAGGGGGTGTGCGTGATGATTTCGAAGTGGTCCCAGACTTCCGCCCAGAACTCCTCGAGATTGTCCACGGACCACCGCCAGGCGTCTTCGTACCCGGCGAACGTTCTGCCCGTCTTCCGCTCGATGCCCGCGAGGAAGCGGCCCATCCGGTAGCCGGACCATTCCTCCCGTTCGGGGGCTGCTCGCAGCAGGGTGCCGGTTTCAACAGAACGCATGAGATTTCCTTCTGGATAATTCGGGGGAAGAACGGGGGGACTGCCTAGATGGCGGGGGCGCTTCGGCCAAGGCCGATCATCCATAGAGACTCGGTGCCGCGTAGGCCATCACGGCCACATCGAACCCGTCGATCAGGATGAGGGTCAGTGCGATTGCGATCGCCATTACCTGGAACCGGGTCATCCTTGAGTGCCGTATTTGGGCTAAGACGTCCATGTCCACTTTCTTGTTGTGCAAAGCTCAGGGAGCGTTCAGTGATCGTAGTCACACAAAACCGCAAGCGTCCACAACTCTGTTCACAATTTCGCTTAGCGAAATTTGACTCGGAGTACCCGTTTAGCACTTTCCAAGGTCTCGAAGGGAACCCAGCCGGCCGACCGTCCCTAGCCGGAGCGGGTGGGTTATGCCAAGATTCTGCTATGCGAAATCTAGAGAATCCTGTGAAGCTGGAATCCGTGGACCGAGCCCTCCAGCTGCTCGTCCTCTTGCGAGAGGGGGAGGTCTTAAGCGTCAAGTCCGCCGGGGAGCGGTTAGGGGTGGCTCCCTCTACGGCGCACCGACTACTGGGGACGCTGGTGGCCAGGGACTTTGCCACCCAGGACCGGGAACGGCGCTACCGCGCGGGATCCCAACTGGTCCCCCAGGGCGAGAGCCGGTTCTCGGTGAACCAGCTGCGCCAAGTGGCGCGCCCGGCACTGCAGAGGCTCTATGGCGACGTCGTCGATACCGTCCAACTCATGGTCCTGGCCGGTTCGCATGTGCGGTTCATTGACGGCATCGAGTCTGAAGCGGCGCTGCATGTGAAAGCAAGGATGGGGGATCTGATGCCTGCGTACTGCTCCGCCGGGGGCAAGGCGATCCTGGCCGAACTCAGCAACGTGGAACTGGAGCAGCTCTACCGCGGCGGCCTGACGCCGTGGCCAACCGCGAGAGTTCATACTCTCCCCGCACTAAAGCGGCAACTGGCTGCGGTCCGCAAGACCGGGTACGCAGTCAATACTGAAGAGACGGAGCAGGGCGTCAGTGGCCTTGGCGTCTGCATCAGAGATGCCACGGGCAAGCCCATGGCAGCCTTCACCACCGCGATCCCCACAGCCCGATACCAGAAGGGCAAAGTCCCGGATCACGTCAAGGCGCTCAGGGAGGCCGCGTCCGCAACGGAGGCCGAGCTGCTGACGGGGGCAAGCGAGCCTCACTAAGATCACCAAATTACGCACAGCGGAATCTCTTCAGAAATCATTGCGGAGAGCGGTACGCCCTTCGTACGCTCGCAATGTGGCACGGACCACATTCCGGCCTGTTCAACAACGACAGGCATGAACGAAGGAAGTTTCCCGCATATGGACGTCGACCTGGAAGAGCTCGCTGCGATCATCGAGCAGCTCGACAAAACAGAGTTCACTGATTTCTTGTACGAGAAGGGTGCACTGCGCCTGCATGTCCGCCGAGGGGGCCACATTCCGGATGTTGCCGGTCCAGGCAACCCGGTGGCCGTGTCTACGCCGGCGCCCGTTCCCGCACCGGCCGCAGTGCCCGTTCCAGCACCGGCCGCAATGCCGGCCGCCGTGAATGGGCACTCCCCCGCCATTAGCCCTGACGCGCTGCGGGAGGGCCACATCCTGGTCACCGCACCAATGCTGGGAACATACTACGGCGCCCCGAAGCCCGGCGAGCCGGCCTTCGTCCAGGTCGGGGACTCGGTGGCCGCCGACGCCGTGCTGTGCATTGTTGAGGTCATGAAGCTGATGAACTCGGTGACCGCCGGCGCCGCAGGTGAGATCACCGCAGTCTTCGTCAAAGACGGGGACCTGGTGGAGTTCGAACAGCCTCTGTTCGCCATCCGGGCCGCCTCATGACCCACCGCATCTTCATAACAAACCGGGGCGAAATCGCCGTCCGCCTCATTGAGGCCTGCGACCGGCTGGGTTACGACACAGTCCTCGGAGTCTCATCTGCGGACAAGGACACCCTGGCAGCCCGGAGGGCCGGCCGCGTGCTAACCCTCGGCGGGCCCCGTCCTTCTGACAGCTACCTGAACATGAACGCCGTCGTTCAGGCTGCGATTTCCACCGGCTGCACGGCAGTGCACCCGGGTTACGGTTTCCTCTCCGAACGCCCGGCCTTTGCCGAACTGTGTGCAGAGAACGGGCTGACCTTCATTGGCCCGTCGCCGGAGGCGCTGCGCGTCCTGGGCGACAAGCTGACGGCCCGGCGGCTGGCCGAATCCGTGGCAGTCCCGGTCTCCGCCGGCGGCACCGCCCAGACGGCCGAGGAAGTGCAGCAGCTGGCCGAACGCATCGGCTACCCGGTGCTCATCAAGGCAGCGCACGGCGGCGGCGGCCGCGGCATGAAACTCGTAGAGAGCACCACGGAATTGGCCGAGGCCTGGCAGCTGGCCTCCTCCGAAGCGGAAGCCTCCTTCGGTGACGGCACCGTATTCCTGGAACGGTTCGTCCAGGACGCCAAGCACGTGGAGGTCCAGATCCTTGGCGACCGCCACGGCCACCGCGTCCACCTCGGCGAACGGGAGTGTTCGGTACAGTACCGCTACCAGAAGGTCGTGGAGGAGGCACCGTGCACTGTACTCCCCGAAGCTACCCGGGCGCTCCTTTACCAAAGCGCCCTGCGCATCGCCGAGGCCCTGGACTATGTGGGCCTGGGAACCGTGGAGTTCCTCTACGACGTGCAGCGTGATTCGCTGGCCTTTCTCGAGGTGAACCCGCGCGTGCAGGTGGAGCACCCGGTCACCGAGGCGATCACCGGCGTCGACCTTGTCCGTGAACAGCTGCTGGCCGCGCTTGGCGAGCCACTGTCCTTCACCCAGTCCGACATCGCCCTGACTGGCAATGCCATCGAATGCCGCATCACGGCCCAAGACCCGGAGAACGAGCTGCGACCCTCGCCGGGAACCGTCACGCGCTGGCGCCCGTCCGCCGCCGGAGGACTCAGGCTCGATACGCATATCTACGAGGGCTACCGCTTCCCGCCGTTCTACGACGCCCTGATGGCCAAACAAATCGCCTGGGCACCGGACCGCGCCGCCGCCATCAAACGCATGGAACAGGCCCTGGCAGCATTCGAGATCGAAGGAGTCACCACCTCGCTGCCTCTGTTGCGCAAGATCCTGGCCCATCCAGACTTCCAGGACAACACGGTCACCACCCACTGGCTGAACGAACTGATGACGGAAAAGGTGAACTCATGACTGACGTCAAACTCGTCGATGTGTCCTTGCGGGACGGCAACCAAAGCATCTGGGGCGCCACCGGCGTCACCACGCGGATGGTCAAGGGCGTCGCTCCGCTGCTGGACCAGGTCGGATACCACGCCATCGAGCTGGTCTCGAGCACCCTCATGGCCACCGCCGTGCGGTACCACCAGGAGGATCCGTGGGAACGGCTGCGGACCGCCCGCGAGCTGATGCCCAACACGCAACTCGGCTTCCTCACTACCGGCAAACGGTTCATCACCTTCCACCGCACTCCGGACGCCGTCTTCGAACTGGCCTTCCGGCTGCTGGTCCGCAACGGCGTGAAGCGTCTCTGGGTGATCGATCCAATGCATGACATGGACGGCGCCAAGCGCACCGCCGAAATGGCTAAGCGGGTCGGCTTCGAAGAAGTCATCGGCGGAATCTGCTACACCACCAGCCCGGTCCACACCGACGAATACTTCGCCACCAAGGCCAAGGAACTCGACGACTGCGACGCGATCGACAGCGTCTACCTGAAGGACCCGGCAGGGCTGCTGACCGCGCACCGGGTGAAAAGCCTGGTGCCGGTGCTGCGGTCCAGCCTCAACACCACCCGGCTGAACGAAATCCATTCGCACAGCACCACCGGACTGTCCCCCATCACCGTTCTCGACGCCGCGGACCTCGGCATCGAGACCATCCACTGCGCCTTGCCGCCTCTGGCCAACGGAAGCTCACACCCGGAAGCCCAGCGGCTGGTCCATAACCTTCGGGCCCGCGGCCACAGTGTCAACGTCGATCTGGATGCCATGGCCAAGGCGTCGGCCTACTTGCAGCGTCAGGGACGGATCAAGAACCTGCCCGCCGGCAGCCCCAACGAGTACGACGAGGCCTACTACCGGCACACCATTCCCGGCGGCGTGCAGTCCACCACTCGCCGGCAGCTAGCTGAAATCCGGCGGGCGGACCTTTTCGACCAAGTGATCGAGGAGTCCGTCCAGGTCCGCGAGGACCTCGGCTGGCCGATCGTCATGACGCCGTTTGCGCAGTACATCGTCACGCAGGCGACCCTCAACGTCATCACCGGAGAGCGCTACAAGCAGATCTCCGACGAAGTCATCGACCTGCTGCGCGGCGACTTCGGCCCCTTGCCCGGTGCCGTGAACCCCGAACTGATGGACCGGGCCATGGCCACCAAACGCGGACAACAGCCGGTCAACGACGGCGGCGACGTCACCATCGCGGATCTGCGGCGGCGCTTCGGCGCCACGATCAGCGAGGAGGAGCTGCTGCTCCGGGCGGTGATGCCGGCCGAGCAGGTGGACACCATGTATGCCGCGAAGAAGAATTCCGCCGCGTCAACGCTGCAACGGCTGCTCGCAGCGGTGAATGACCGGCCGTCCACCTCGGTTTCCGTCACCGACGGCGGCACCACATTTTCGATCCAACGCGACCCCTCCGAAGATGGGGTCGCTACCCAGGGGGTTACGGCATGAGCGACGCAGTAAGAAAGTCCCACGGCTGGGTACTGGATGTAGACGGTTGCCTGATGCGCACAAAGCGCGCCGGCGGTGCCGGCGGGGAAGCCATGCCGGGCGCCGCGGAGCTGGTGGCAGCGCTCTACGCTGCCGGCCACGCCGTCGTTGTCTGCACGAACGCCTCGGAGAAGACCCCAGCCGAGTATGCCGCCCATCTCCGCTCGCAAGGAATCGATGTCCGTGACGAGGATTTCGTTACTGCCGGTAGCGCAGCCGCCGAGTACATTGCACACCGCCACCCGGGGTCCCGGGTGCTGGCCCTCGGCGCGGAGGGTTTGGCTGCTCCCCTGCGCAGCCTGGGCGTCGCCCTTGCCGATCCCGGGGAACCTGAACTTCCCGACGTCGTGGTCGTCGGGGCCGCGAAGGGGTACAGCACCGAACAGATCAACGCGGCCAGCCTGGCGGTGGACGCCGGCGCCCCGTTGTACACCACCGTGGACGTGCCATGGTTCCATGGCGGCCTCGGCAAATCGGTCTGCGTGTCGGCAGCCATCGCGAACGCCATCGGCTGGGCTGCCGGGGCCGAGCCGCAGGTCGTTGGAAAACCCTCTGCCGCCCTGGGCGAAACCCTGCTCCGCAGGCTGGGCCTTCCCGCCGCAGAGGTCACCGTGGTCGGCGATGCAACCGTCGAAATCGACCTCGCCCGGTCCATGGGTGCCAACAGTGCCCTGATCCTCTCCGGCGCAAGCTCTCCCGGCTTGCTTGCCACGCTCGAAGGCGCCGCCCGGCCGGATCTCGCGCTGGCAGACGTCGCGGAACTGCTTGAATTCCTTACCCCCTCCCTTTCACTGTCGCAAGGAGCCACATCATGACCGAAACCACCCCGGGCAGCGCAGCACGCTTCCCCTTCTTCAACGAATCCACCACCCCGGCCGGAGGTGAAGGCTGGGAGTCGATGTACCCCTACTACCTCGTCCCCTCCGAGGAAACCACAGAGCACGAGAACGCCCAGTTCTGGTTCGCAGACACCATGCACTGGTCCCGCGGCTGCCACCCGTTCGACAGCATCGGCGCCGAGGCCGTGTACCTCGGCGTGGGAACGTTCAGTACCCGAATATTCGCCCTGCCCGTTTCCCTAGGCCTGGACGTCCGCGTGGTCAACGGGTACGTCTACATCTCGCCGCTGGGCGTTGAAGACCCGGCGCGGATCCAGGAGCGCGTCGCCATCTTCCAGGAACGCGCGGGCTACTACTACGCCAACTGGGACGAACTCTACGGAAAATGGAAAACCAAGATGGAAGGCGCCATCGATTCCCTGCGCACCATCGAATTCCCCCGCTTGACCGAGTACGACCCCGCAGAAGTCGTCATGGAAGCCCGCGGGCGTTCCTCGGCCATGGCCGTCATTGAGAACTACCACCGGCTGATCGATGAATTCTTCTCCATCTGGCAGTACCACTTCGAGTTCCTCAACCTGGGCTACGGCGGCTACATCACCTTCTTCCAGTTCTGCAAGCAGGCGTTCCCGCTCATCAGCGAACAATCCATCTCCCGCATGGTGGCCGGCGTCGACGTCCTGGCCTTCCGGCCGGACGACGAACTGCGCAAGCTCGCCGCGCTCTCCCACGAGCTGGACCTGAACCCCATCATCGCCGGCGACAGCGGCCCGGACGCCATCCTGGCTGCCCTGGCTGAAACCACCAACGGCCGGACCTGGCTTGCCGAGTTCGAAGCGGCCAAGGATCCCTGGTTCAATTACTTTGCCGAGTACGGATTCACCCACGACCAGGAGACCTGGGCAAGCGACCTCTCCATCCCCCTGCAGGGCATCTCCCGCTACGCGGTCAAGATTGCCAACGGCGAAGACATCTCCCGGCCCATCGAGCGGCTTCGCGAGGAACGCGACGAGATCGTGGACGAATACCGCGCCCTCCTTACCGGCGATGAGGCACGCCAGTTTGACGAACTGCTCGGCCTCGCCCGGAAGGTCTTCCCGTACATCGAAGAACACAACATCTACGTGGAGCACTGGTCCCACAAGGTGTTCTGGGAAAAGGCCTGGGACCTGGCACGCTTCCTCGTTGATGCCGGCTTCCTCGACACCGCCGGGGACATGTTCTACCTCAACCGCTTCGAGCTGGACATGGCCCTCTTCGACGTGGTGGATTCATGGGCCATCGGCGTCCCTGCCCGGGGAAAGAA is part of the Arthrobacter methylotrophus genome and harbors:
- a CDS encoding DEAD/DEAH box helicase, with amino-acid sequence MKLHRTSYSYDGVAEPSAPGGTPAIYKDLIANEDRLQQIYDDVMAAYEQNSRILLLTTWKTHLDSFRSRFEADGLKPMVFTGAMKTKEPQAAVERLSNSDDAQPLLVLGTGSHIGEGFDCPKLDTLFLAAPISFKGRLVQYAGRIIRP
- a CDS encoding acetoacetate--CoA ligase, whose protein sequence is MRSVETGTLLRAAPEREEWSGYRMGRFLAGIERKTGRTFAGYEDAWRWSVDNLEEFWAEVWDHFEIITHTPYETVLRDHKMPGAEWFPGATINYTEHIVRALRGRPDDVMVKARSQTTGSSDWTGARLLDEIGRIQQGLIRQGVKMGDRVAGYLPNIPQTLATYLATTALGAIWCSVPPEMGPKSVVDRITQLEPTLLIAIDGYRWGKKDLSRADDIARIRLELPETQVVLLPYLNQDCELPADTIAYSDFTGDGSEIRFEAVPFAHPLTVLFSSGTTGKPKAIVHSHGGLLLEHFKAMGLHFDMGPKDTAFWFTTTGWMVWTLGISTLLTGAAVVLMDGDPNWPTLDGEWSQWGVAAETKATYLGTGSAYLAACAHAGLTPGTTWDLSRLREIQCSGSPLAADVAAWVYDAVSPDLVLAPTSGGTDICAAFLGASPLTGVYAGEMSCRPLGVSVESWDRDGHPLHGVAGELVATKPMPSMPVFFWGDKDNARYTDSYFSAYPGVWRHGDWLIETERGTWVISGRSDATLNRGGVRLGTAEFYAILDGLPQVSDSMVLHFEDRAGGMGRLVLLIEPQEGADTVHLETAVRRALRTELSPRHVPDDVVFVPSIPRNPSGKRLEIPLKRVIQGAVIGETLDPGVLVKPEDVEDTVRIIKAAFAA
- a CDS encoding IclR family transcriptional regulator, whose amino-acid sequence is MRNLENPVKLESVDRALQLLVLLREGEVLSVKSAGERLGVAPSTAHRLLGTLVARDFATQDRERRYRAGSQLVPQGESRFSVNQLRQVARPALQRLYGDVVDTVQLMVLAGSHVRFIDGIESEAALHVKARMGDLMPAYCSAGGKAILAELSNVELEQLYRGGLTPWPTARVHTLPALKRQLAAVRKTGYAVNTEETEQGVSGLGVCIRDATGKPMAAFTTAIPTARYQKGKVPDHVKALREAASATEAELLTGASEPH
- the accB gene encoding acetyl-CoA carboxylase biotin carboxyl carrier protein, with protein sequence MNEGSFPHMDVDLEELAAIIEQLDKTEFTDFLYEKGALRLHVRRGGHIPDVAGPGNPVAVSTPAPVPAPAAVPVPAPAAMPAAVNGHSPAISPDALREGHILVTAPMLGTYYGAPKPGEPAFVQVGDSVAADAVLCIVEVMKLMNSVTAGAAGEITAVFVKDGDLVEFEQPLFAIRAAS
- a CDS encoding acetyl-CoA carboxylase biotin carboxylase subunit — protein: MTHRIFITNRGEIAVRLIEACDRLGYDTVLGVSSADKDTLAARRAGRVLTLGGPRPSDSYLNMNAVVQAAISTGCTAVHPGYGFLSERPAFAELCAENGLTFIGPSPEALRVLGDKLTARRLAESVAVPVSAGGTAQTAEEVQQLAERIGYPVLIKAAHGGGGRGMKLVESTTELAEAWQLASSEAEASFGDGTVFLERFVQDAKHVEVQILGDRHGHRVHLGERECSVQYRYQKVVEEAPCTVLPEATRALLYQSALRIAEALDYVGLGTVEFLYDVQRDSLAFLEVNPRVQVEHPVTEAITGVDLVREQLLAALGEPLSFTQSDIALTGNAIECRITAQDPENELRPSPGTVTRWRPSAAGGLRLDTHIYEGYRFPPFYDALMAKQIAWAPDRAAAIKRMEQALAAFEIEGVTTSLPLLRKILAHPDFQDNTVTTHWLNELMTEKVNS
- a CDS encoding pyruvate/oxaloacetate carboxyltransferase yields the protein MTDVKLVDVSLRDGNQSIWGATGVTTRMVKGVAPLLDQVGYHAIELVSSTLMATAVRYHQEDPWERLRTARELMPNTQLGFLTTGKRFITFHRTPDAVFELAFRLLVRNGVKRLWVIDPMHDMDGAKRTAEMAKRVGFEEVIGGICYTTSPVHTDEYFATKAKELDDCDAIDSVYLKDPAGLLTAHRVKSLVPVLRSSLNTTRLNEIHSHSTTGLSPITVLDAADLGIETIHCALPPLANGSSHPEAQRLVHNLRARGHSVNVDLDAMAKASAYLQRQGRIKNLPAGSPNEYDEAYYRHTIPGGVQSTTRRQLAEIRRADLFDQVIEESVQVREDLGWPIVMTPFAQYIVTQATLNVITGERYKQISDEVIDLLRGDFGPLPGAVNPELMDRAMATKRGQQPVNDGGDVTIADLRRRFGATISEEELLLRAVMPAEQVDTMYAAKKNSAASTLQRLLAAVNDRPSTSVSVTDGGTTFSIQRDPSEDGVATQGVTA
- a CDS encoding HAD-IIA family hydrolase, which translates into the protein MSDAVRKSHGWVLDVDGCLMRTKRAGGAGGEAMPGAAELVAALYAAGHAVVVCTNASEKTPAEYAAHLRSQGIDVRDEDFVTAGSAAAEYIAHRHPGSRVLALGAEGLAAPLRSLGVALADPGEPELPDVVVVGAAKGYSTEQINAASLAVDAGAPLYTTVDVPWFHGGLGKSVCVSAAIANAIGWAAGAEPQVVGKPSAALGETLLRRLGLPAAEVTVVGDATVEIDLARSMGANSALILSGASSPGLLATLEGAARPDLALADVAELLEFLTPSLSLSQGATS
- a CDS encoding PEP-utilizing enzyme, which encodes MTETTPGSAARFPFFNESTTPAGGEGWESMYPYYLVPSEETTEHENAQFWFADTMHWSRGCHPFDSIGAEAVYLGVGTFSTRIFALPVSLGLDVRVVNGYVYISPLGVEDPARIQERVAIFQERAGYYYANWDELYGKWKTKMEGAIDSLRTIEFPRLTEYDPAEVVMEARGRSSAMAVIENYHRLIDEFFSIWQYHFEFLNLGYGGYITFFQFCKQAFPLISEQSISRMVAGVDVLAFRPDDELRKLAALSHELDLNPIIAGDSGPDAILAALAETTNGRTWLAEFEAAKDPWFNYFAEYGFTHDQETWASDLSIPLQGISRYAVKIANGEDISRPIERLREERDEIVDEYRALLTGDEARQFDELLGLARKVFPYIEEHNIYVEHWSHKVFWEKAWDLARFLVDAGFLDTAGDMFYLNRFELDMALFDVVDSWAIGVPARGKKRWQAEIARRRPIVAALQAASAPPAYGIPPQQVTDPFAVMNYGVTTERVQDWLGASDGATDKLNGIPGSLGIVEGPVRVLRSEKDLPLLQPGEILVAPITAPSWAAAFAVATGVITDIGGMMCHAAIVCREYGIPAVVGTGFATARLTTGQRVRIDGKAGTVVVLEPALETETATEAAPAVR